From Medicago truncatula cultivar Jemalong A17 chromosome 7, MtrunA17r5.0-ANR, whole genome shotgun sequence, a single genomic window includes:
- the LOC11430562 gene encoding LOW QUALITY PROTEIN: phosphoglycerate mutase-like protein AT74H (The sequence of the model RefSeq protein was modified relative to this genomic sequence to represent the inferred CDS: deleted 1 base in 1 codon) produces MNPSCSNNNERKNRHKQRCQIAMHREEKSSSSSGVLPKRIIVVRHGESQGNLDPGAYTVTPDHKIPLTPQGISQALSTGSRIRHVISSSSSSPDWRVYFYVSPYTRTRSTLRELAKSFSKKRVIGVREECRIREQDFGNFQVQERMDAIKETRQRFGRFFYRFPEGESAADVFDRVSSFLESMWRDIDMNRLNHNPSNDLNLIIVSHGLASRVFLMRWFRWTVEQFELLNNFGNCEFRVMQLGSGGEYSLAVHHTDEELLEWGLSPDMVADQKWRAHGSKAPSNDQSPRCLEAFFDLITDSDDESVTQKTKQIL; encoded by the exons ATGAACCCCAGTTGCAGCAATAATAATGAACGTAAGAATCGACATAAGCAGCGTTGCCAAATAGCAATGCACAGAGAAGAAAagtcctcctcctcctccggAGTACTTCCAAAGAGAATCATAGTCGTTCGTCACGGTGAATCACAAGGAAACTTAGATCCAGGTGCATACACAGTCACACCAGATCACAAGATTCCATTAACACCACAAGGCATTTCTCAAGCACTTTCTACCGGTTCTCGAATTCGCCACGtcatctcttcttcttcttcttcccctgATTGGCGTGTTTACTTTTACGTTTCCCCTTATACTCGCACCAGATCCACTCTTCGTGAACTCGCCAAATCTTTCTCCAAGAAACGTGTTATTGGTGTTAGAGAAGAGTGTCGTATTCGTGAACAGGATTTTGGTAATTTTCAGGTTCAGGAACGTATGGATGCTATTAAAGAAACTCGTCAGCGTTTTGGTAGATTCTTTTATCGTTTTCCTGAAGGAGAATCTGCTGCCGATGTTTTCGATCGTGTTTCCA GTTTTCTTGAATCTATGTGGAGGGACATTGACATGAACAGGCTCAATCATAACCCTTCAAACGATTTGAATCTGATAATTGTGTCACATGGGCTGGCATCTCGAGTTTTCCTAATGAGGTGGTTTAGATGGACAGTTGAACAATTTGAACTTCTCAACAATTTTGGAAACTGTGAGTTCCGTGTGATGCAGTTGGGGAGTGGTGGAGAGTACAGCTTGGCAGTTCATCATACAGATGAAGAACTGCTTGAGTGGGGGCTCTCTCCTGATATGGTAGCCGATCAGAAATGGCGTGCCCATGGTAGCAAGGCTCCATCGAATGATCAAAGTCCCCGCTGCCTTGAAGCATTTTTTGATCTCATTACTGATTCTGATGACGAGAGTGTG ACACAGAAGACGAAACAGATTCTTTGA